From a single Methylosinus sp. H3A genomic region:
- a CDS encoding LysR family transcriptional regulator codes for MNSELRDLKWALVASRHRSLRQAAETLNTRQSTLSRRLHDLECELGVDLFERTTGGTKLTPVGREFLDLARPIVDEADRLFLTFKTRRNGGRRPLRIGICSSLSAGNLRETLAELRRQIADADILLVDGAKEGLLGELAAGAIDVAILTSGGGRWNDRVLPLWGERVVVAVQENHPLNNRPAIQWRELCDNRILLTRSGVDSELEQLLSVKAGGSGSLRISYQDVSLDRLLSLVGAGYGVAPLLEGAVGFICPGVAHRELHGDCGQMRLQFAAYWKETNSSPMLQPFLDLLRARYPDLSVSATSG; via the coding sequence GTGAATTCGGAGCTTCGAGATCTGAAATGGGCCCTTGTCGCCTCGCGGCATCGAAGCCTCCGGCAAGCGGCGGAGACGCTGAACACGCGTCAATCCACCCTCAGCCGTCGATTGCATGATCTCGAATGTGAGCTCGGTGTGGACTTGTTCGAGCGCACGACCGGCGGAACGAAGCTCACACCGGTCGGTCGCGAATTTCTGGATTTGGCGCGGCCCATCGTCGACGAAGCGGACCGCCTCTTCCTCACATTCAAAACGCGACGCAACGGCGGACGCAGGCCATTGCGAATAGGGATTTGCTCGTCGCTCTCAGCGGGCAATCTGCGGGAGACGCTCGCGGAATTGCGCCGCCAGATCGCGGATGCGGATATTCTCTTGGTCGACGGCGCCAAGGAGGGATTGCTCGGCGAGCTCGCCGCCGGCGCGATAGACGTCGCCATATTGACCTCCGGTGGCGGAAGGTGGAACGACCGCGTTCTGCCGCTCTGGGGCGAACGGGTCGTCGTTGCCGTTCAGGAAAATCACCCGCTCAATAATCGGCCAGCGATCCAATGGCGGGAGCTTTGCGACAATCGGATATTGCTGACGCGGAGCGGCGTCGATTCCGAGCTCGAGCAATTGCTGAGCGTGAAGGCCGGCGGCTCGGGTTCTTTGCGTATCAGCTATCAGGATGTCAGCCTCGACAGGCTGCTGAGCCTCGTCGGCGCGGGCTATGGCGTCGCGCCACTGCTCGAAGGCGCCGTCGGCTTCATCTGCCCCGGAGTTGCCCATCGCGAGCTGCATGGCGACTGTGGGCAAATGCGGCTTCAGTTTGCGGCCTATTGGAAAGAGACGAACAGCAGTCCGATGCTGCAGCCATTTCTCGATCTGTTGCGCGCCCGCTATCCCGACCTTTCGGTTTCCGCGACATCGGGTTGA
- a CDS encoding DUF2274 domain-containing protein gives MTKLKLGPLADDKPVKITVEIPASLHRDLTAYADALGKANGQNIADPLKLIVPMLQRFIATDRAFAKTRTCPKPQPDVAETERSG, from the coding sequence GTGACGAAATTGAAGCTCGGTCCGCTCGCCGACGACAAGCCCGTCAAAATCACCGTCGAGATTCCCGCGTCTCTGCATCGCGATCTCACCGCCTATGCGGACGCGCTCGGCAAAGCCAATGGGCAAAACATCGCCGATCCGCTCAAGCTGATCGTTCCCATGCTTCAGCGCTTCATCGCGACCGACAGAGCCTTCGCGAAGACTCGGACGTGTCCGAAACCTCAACCCGATGTCGCGGAAACCGAAAGGTCGGGATAG
- a CDS encoding TrbI/VirB10 family protein gives MTPDGNDDKFGSSPPITPDLRLRGERPRVTRLSRKVLIGMASVAALAIAGALGYALQPRDRSGAAQELYNTQNRPAADGLANLPKDYTGLPRPAPLLGPPLPGDLGRPILNAGAAGNTTIVGASASDPEAQRRAQEVEAARVSRLFAQTNERERSITPIVPTTISATDAGATAAPSVDAGSAQNMQDRKTAFLTASTDRQTVSPDRLTKLASPYVVQAGTVIPAALITGLRSDLPGQITAQVTEAVYDSPTGKFLLIPQGAKLIGQYDSSVAYGQKRVLLAWTRLIMPNGASIVLERQPGADVAGYAGLEDEVDNHWDMLIKGAALSTLLSIGAEAGTTGSESSLIQAIRRGGSNSASQTGQLLIQRQLNVQPTLTIRPGFPVRVLVTRDLLLAPYKEGTAP, from the coding sequence ATGACTCCGGACGGGAATGACGACAAGTTCGGCTCGTCGCCGCCGATCACGCCGGACCTTCGCCTCCGAGGCGAACGTCCCCGCGTGACGCGGCTGTCGCGCAAGGTGCTGATCGGCATGGCGAGCGTCGCGGCCCTCGCGATCGCCGGCGCGCTCGGCTACGCGCTGCAGCCGCGCGACAGAAGCGGCGCGGCCCAGGAGCTCTACAACACGCAGAACCGTCCTGCCGCCGACGGCCTCGCGAACCTGCCCAAGGACTATACCGGATTGCCGCGCCCGGCGCCGCTGCTCGGGCCGCCTCTGCCGGGCGATCTCGGGCGGCCCATTCTGAATGCTGGCGCGGCCGGCAATACGACGATCGTCGGCGCATCGGCTTCCGATCCCGAAGCGCAGCGCCGCGCACAGGAGGTCGAGGCCGCACGCGTGAGCCGGCTCTTCGCTCAGACGAACGAGCGCGAGAGGTCGATCACCCCGATCGTTCCGACAACGATTTCCGCGACCGACGCAGGCGCTACCGCTGCGCCGTCAGTCGACGCCGGCTCCGCGCAGAACATGCAGGACCGCAAGACCGCTTTTCTGACTGCGTCGACCGATAGGCAGACCGTCAGTCCCGATCGGCTCACAAAGCTTGCGTCGCCTTACGTCGTCCAGGCTGGCACTGTCATCCCGGCCGCGCTCATCACCGGCCTCCGCTCCGATCTGCCGGGGCAGATCACCGCCCAGGTGACCGAAGCGGTCTACGACAGTCCCACGGGGAAGTTTCTGCTCATTCCGCAAGGCGCGAAGCTCATCGGCCAATACGACAGCTCCGTCGCGTACGGCCAAAAGCGCGTGCTTCTCGCCTGGACACGGCTCATCATGCCCAATGGAGCCTCGATCGTGCTGGAGCGACAGCCCGGCGCCGACGTGGCAGGCTACGCCGGCCTCGAGGACGAGGTCGACAATCATTGGGACATGCTGATCAAGGGAGCCGCGCTCTCGACGCTGCTCAGCATCGGCGCCGAAGCGGGAACCACAGGCAGCGAGAGCAGCCTCATCCAGGCGATCCGCCGCGGCGGCTCCAACAGCGCGAGCCAGACCGGGCAATTGCTCATTCAACGCCAGCTCAATGTCCAGCCCACTCTCACCATCCGGCCGGGTTTCCCCGTCCGTGTGCTCGTGACACGAGATCTTCTATTGGCTCCATACAAGGAAGGAACGGCGCCGTGA